A genomic window from Yoonia rosea includes:
- a CDS encoding beta-lactamase hydrolase domain-containing protein codes for MDIKPLTAGLCVSPQIRPDDMQAIKDAGFRANICNRPDGVRQEIRRASEFLP; via the coding sequence ATGGATATCAAGCCACTGACCGCCGGTCTCTGTGTTAGCCCACAGATTAGGCCCGACGATATGCAAGCCATCAAAGACGCGGGTTTTCGCGCCAATATCTGCAACCGCCCTGATGGCGTACGTCAAGAAATACGACGCGCATCTGAATTTCTTCCATAA
- a CDS encoding LysR substrate-binding domain-containing protein, protein MPKVWLCVEVEHILGKSFQQGITLRHLRALVALSDMKLVARVSEALGVTQPAVSKQIAELEKIVGVPVVTRDRNRLYLTPIGVRLADHARLALGQLDRAAFDIEAMTSGVSGSVSVGVVSSVAPTLLPGTIELFKRSTPQANVSVSEGHFVELLPQLEAGALDLIIARIWQPQELAGIDQMALFSEPIVVVAGRDHPLSQGGDLSWADVASYPWILPQPNSVARQAVDALFAANGLPPPNNTVASLSIALNLELLRAMPALGLLPQRLAQAQAVRGETVILPLDTRDLLSEARCFWREDQVSQNATLALFLKCLRQTTEDLRTIPFG, encoded by the coding sequence GTGCCGAAGGTTTGGCTGTGCGTGGAGGTGGAACACATTCTTGGCAAGAGCTTTCAACAGGGTATCACACTACGGCACTTACGTGCGCTCGTAGCACTCTCAGATATGAAGTTGGTCGCGCGTGTCTCTGAGGCGCTTGGCGTGACGCAGCCAGCTGTGTCAAAACAGATTGCCGAGTTGGAAAAGATAGTGGGCGTGCCTGTTGTCACACGCGACCGCAACAGGCTTTACCTTACACCTATTGGCGTCCGTCTTGCAGATCATGCGCGACTGGCACTTGGACAACTTGATCGCGCTGCCTTTGACATTGAGGCTATGACAAGTGGGGTATCTGGTTCTGTCTCTGTCGGCGTGGTTAGTTCGGTCGCCCCTACCTTGTTGCCCGGCACCATTGAGCTGTTCAAGCGCAGCACGCCGCAGGCAAACGTATCCGTCTCCGAGGGGCATTTTGTTGAACTATTGCCCCAGCTTGAGGCCGGCGCGTTGGATCTGATCATAGCGAGAATTTGGCAGCCTCAGGAATTGGCTGGCATTGACCAAATGGCATTATTCTCGGAGCCGATTGTTGTTGTCGCCGGGCGCGATCATCCGCTTTCGCAAGGGGGGGATTTGTCATGGGCGGATGTCGCGAGCTATCCTTGGATATTGCCGCAACCGAATTCGGTCGCACGTCAGGCGGTGGATGCCCTTTTTGCCGCAAATGGGTTGCCGCCTCCCAATAATACCGTCGCATCTTTGTCGATTGCCCTGAACCTTGAATTATTGCGGGCCATGCCTGCGCTGGGATTGCTCCCTCAGCGGCTTGCGCAGGCTCAGGCCGTGCGGGGTGAAACTGTGATCCTGCCCCTTGATACACGTGACTTGCTGTCAGAGGCGCGCTGTTTTTGGCGCGAAGACCAGGTTTCACAGAATGCGACGCTGGCGTTGTTCCTTAAATGCCTGCGGCAAACCACGGAAGACTTAAGAACCATTCCATTTGGTTAA
- the arsB gene encoding ACR3 family arsenite efflux transporter — translation MGLFERYLSIWIGLAMVAGIALGSVAPSLVNLVAAAEFASVNLVVAVLIWAMVYPMMVGVDPASLKDVLKQPKGLAITLVVNWLIKPFSMAALGVLFFEVVFADLIAPADAQQYLAGLILLGAAPCTAMVFVWSQLTKGDESYTLLQVSVNDVVMVFAFAPIVAFLLGVTDIIVPWETLVLSVVLFVALPLAAGLFTRARLGSAARIAAFQARIKPWSVIGLVVTVVILFGLQGQVILDRPQVIALIAVPILLQSYGIFALAYAAAFALRVPHRIAAPCALIGTSNFFELAVAVAISLFGLNSGAALATVVGVLVEVPVMLSLVAFANRTRGRFSDRSA, via the coding sequence ATGGGCTTGTTCGAGCGATATCTTTCCATCTGGATCGGGTTGGCGATGGTTGCGGGCATTGCCCTTGGCAGTGTCGCACCAAGCCTCGTGAATCTTGTTGCGGCGGCCGAGTTTGCCAGCGTGAACCTTGTCGTTGCCGTTCTGATCTGGGCGATGGTCTATCCCATGATGGTCGGGGTCGATCCGGCCAGTCTGAAAGATGTGCTCAAGCAGCCCAAAGGCCTGGCCATCACGCTGGTGGTCAACTGGCTGATCAAACCGTTTTCGATGGCGGCATTGGGTGTACTCTTTTTTGAGGTGGTCTTTGCCGATCTCATCGCACCGGCGGATGCGCAGCAATATCTGGCGGGTCTGATCCTGCTGGGTGCCGCACCCTGCACGGCGATGGTCTTTGTCTGGTCGCAACTGACCAAAGGCGACGAAAGCTATACGCTCTTGCAGGTCTCGGTCAATGATGTGGTGATGGTCTTTGCCTTTGCGCCGATAGTGGCGTTTTTGCTGGGCGTCACGGATATCATCGTGCCGTGGGAAACACTTGTTTTATCGGTCGTCCTGTTTGTCGCTCTGCCGCTTGCGGCGGGTCTTTTCACACGTGCGCGGTTGGGGTCTGCGGCACGGATCGCGGCTTTTCAGGCACGCATCAAACCTTGGTCGGTAATTGGTTTGGTCGTAACCGTTGTGATCCTCTTTGGCCTGCAAGGACAAGTTATTCTTGACCGCCCGCAAGTGATCGCCCTGATTGCGGTGCCGATCCTGCTGCAATCCTATGGCATTTTCGCGCTGGCCTATGCGGCGGCCTTTGCCTTGCGCGTGCCACACCGTATCGCCGCCCCCTGCGCCCTGATCGGCACGTCGAACTTTTTCGAACTGGCCGTTGCTGTGGCGATCAGCCTGTTCGGGCTCAACTCGGGGGCGGCCCTGGCCACCGTCGTGGGGGTTCTGGTCGAAGTGCCTGTGATGCTGTCTCTGGTGGCCTTCGCCAACCGGACGCGCGGCAGGTTCAGCGACAGATCGGCATAG
- a CDS encoding YgaP family membrane protein: MTKNIGTIDRIFRLVLGIVLLAAPFVSGMAVFQSGTATIISVIVGLIMLGTATLKFCPLYRIFGIQTCKI, from the coding sequence ATGACTAAGAATATTGGCACTATTGACCGTATTTTCCGGCTTGTGCTTGGCATCGTCCTGCTTGCCGCACCGTTCGTCAGCGGCATGGCCGTGTTTCAGTCCGGCACTGCAACGATCATTTCCGTTATCGTTGGCCTTATCATGCTTGGCACCGCAACACTGAAGTTCTGCCCGCTTTACCGCATCTTTGGCATTCAGACCTGCAAGATTTGA
- a CDS encoding integrase arm-type DNA-binding domain-containing protein translates to MYFADPMHLGKLTPSQQIPYVLRGYLLGQPDSPHHQIRATRQAGGWRWPVHDEARGRRREMGLGGLKVLSVKDAWDLAYGYRTLVAKGKDPIEHRRKQRRDAMRNLHLL, encoded by the coding sequence ATGTATTTTGCTGATCCGATGCATTTAGGGAAACTTACGCCGTCGCAACAAATCCCATATGTATTGAGGGGTTATCTTCTTGGGCAACCTGACAGCCCTCATCATCAAATCCGCGCCACCCGGCAAGCAGGTGGATGGCGATGGCCTGTACATGATGAAGCGCGAGGGCGGCGGCGGGAGATGGGTCTCGGAGGCTTGAAGGTCCTCTCCGTGAAGGACGCTTGGGACCTCGCCTATGGCTATCGGACTTTGGTCGCCAAAGGCAAAGACCCCATTGAACACCGGCGAAAGCAACGCCGAGACGCCATGCGCAACCTCCATCTCCTCTAG
- a CDS encoding STAS domain-containing protein has product MTDDTASFELPKIMKVDDCETLHGFLAGAQGKHIAFDCSAVERLSGLSAQILVMAAGVWRGQSLDVTFGSPSDGFAQSVTMLGLNDLLFPDQVTA; this is encoded by the coding sequence ATGACTGACGACACGGCAAGTTTTGAACTTCCCAAGATCATGAAGGTTGATGATTGTGAGACGTTGCACGGGTTTCTGGCCGGTGCCCAAGGCAAACACATCGCATTTGATTGTTCAGCAGTCGAAAGGCTAAGCGGTCTATCGGCGCAAATTCTGGTGATGGCGGCGGGCGTGTGGCGCGGCCAGTCGCTTGACGTTACTTTTGGCAGCCCCTCGGATGGGTTCGCACAAAGCGTCACGATGCTCGGCCTGAACGATCTTCTTTTCCCAGATCAGGTGACAGCATGA
- a CDS encoding fumarylacetoacetate hydrolase family protein, with the protein MKWARGKTADGTELTGVIADDMLHPRAALGSDQAAGEAVPLADVSLLAPVVPGKFIGLWNNFKAAAEKGGMEHPAHPLYFFKADTSLTGPDGTVVLPTSAGRVLFEGELGIVIGKTCKDVSIADAEDAILGYTCINDFTSLDILNADPSFPQWTRAKSFDGFGVVGPVIETDIDWRDLTIKVLVDGRERQSYPAADMILPPAQIVSALSQDMTLNPGDVIACGTSIGARPVKPGMVVEVVIEGIGTVGVTTSAPAD; encoded by the coding sequence ATGAAATGGGCACGTGGCAAAACAGCTGACGGAACGGAGCTGACCGGCGTTATTGCAGATGACATGCTGCATCCGCGTGCAGCACTTGGATCAGATCAGGCCGCAGGCGAAGCGGTCCCGCTGGCCGATGTCAGTCTGCTGGCACCGGTCGTACCCGGCAAATTCATCGGGCTTTGGAACAACTTCAAAGCGGCCGCTGAAAAGGGCGGGATGGAACACCCGGCGCATCCTTTGTATTTCTTCAAGGCGGATACGTCTCTGACCGGTCCAGACGGCACTGTGGTTCTGCCGACATCCGCAGGCCGCGTTCTGTTCGAGGGGGAACTCGGGATCGTGATCGGCAAGACGTGCAAAGACGTCAGCATCGCAGACGCCGAAGACGCGATTTTGGGCTATACCTGCATCAATGACTTTACCTCGCTCGACATTCTGAACGCAGATCCGTCATTTCCGCAGTGGACCCGCGCCAAGAGCTTTGACGGGTTCGGCGTGGTTGGCCCCGTGATCGAGACCGATATCGACTGGCGTGACTTGACGATCAAAGTGCTTGTCGATGGCCGTGAGCGGCAGTCCTATCCGGCCGCAGACATGATCCTGCCGCCTGCGCAGATTGTCAGTGCCCTATCACAAGATATGACGCTCAACCCCGGTGATGTGATTGCCTGCGGCACTTCGATCGGTGCGCGCCCCGTGAAACCCGGCATGGTCGTCGAGGTTGTGATCGAAGGAATCGGCACTGTCGGTGTGACGACCAGCGCCCCGGCGGACTAA
- a CDS encoding YjbH domain-containing protein has product MRHKPYGIALTIILSSLFVTNAAAEGIGGLSQAIDTPRAASGIADDFAILFDFREDYRALSLGLQPSDWFEIGISFPTYDDDTGSSSGNELSFGVRLLKEGTYTPGLTVGIVGFGSDDRGSGEYVLASKTFGAFAASVGMGWGRYALAVPENRGTDDGTIRTDHLFEGDAAPFANIVWDTGVAGLVAAAEYSDIAGAEADETFAASLSYEVLDGLTVTGLVNNQGNAGLRLQFAANPAQSLAQENMGRGPHPYVPNTPVRASRPQPTAAQVLALLNERAEKEDIRISRFAMEDDTIDVTASSAKDVVFARTAGRVARILSAVAPASVTTFRVTQNTGAFDSNVVVLDRAGLDRAVGAPNAAELAWDATSFEASPRSRPEGLIADSFEPRFTYGLSPSFKADFITSDTLELTGTLNANARYSFSPQTFAAASVGYRFLNQWTQEDPPAEPQPRSDFTSYAPDIAFLQSLSVRHRFRIAPELYSRVSAGLFERAYGGVSGEVIWRDPEQNFALGLEATYVQKRAYEGWFGFEDADASTLIGSIYANVGTNGNFVILDAGQHLADDFAVGMTIGRNYRNGWRIAASTTWSEEETAPLKFGAEISIPLSWTSVEGGVGGTNLFVGGQSGDFGSRVSGTGLLYDELRASDKRRIEDGFGEFWN; this is encoded by the coding sequence ATGCGCCATAAACCCTACGGGATCGCCCTTACTATCATCTTGTCATCCCTATTTGTGACCAACGCCGCTGCAGAGGGCATCGGGGGACTGTCACAGGCAATAGATACGCCCCGCGCGGCCAGTGGCATCGCCGATGATTTCGCTATTCTTTTTGATTTCCGCGAAGACTACCGCGCGCTGTCTCTTGGGCTTCAGCCGAGCGATTGGTTTGAGATCGGGATCAGCTTTCCGACCTATGATGATGACACAGGCAGTTCGAGCGGCAACGAGCTGAGCTTTGGTGTGCGGCTGTTGAAAGAGGGCACCTACACGCCCGGTCTGACTGTCGGGATCGTGGGTTTCGGCAGCGATGATCGCGGGTCGGGTGAATATGTGCTGGCCAGCAAGACCTTTGGTGCGTTTGCGGCCTCAGTCGGCATGGGGTGGGGGCGCTACGCGCTGGCTGTGCCGGAAAATCGTGGCACAGATGACGGAACCATCCGGACGGATCACCTGTTTGAAGGCGACGCCGCGCCTTTCGCGAATATCGTCTGGGACACTGGCGTCGCGGGCCTTGTGGCTGCTGCGGAATACAGCGATATCGCCGGTGCAGAGGCCGATGAAACATTCGCTGCTAGCCTGTCCTATGAGGTTCTGGACGGGCTGACCGTCACCGGTTTGGTCAACAACCAAGGCAACGCGGGCCTGCGATTGCAGTTCGCAGCAAATCCCGCACAGTCACTGGCGCAGGAAAACATGGGGCGGGGTCCGCATCCTTACGTGCCGAACACGCCCGTGCGCGCCAGCCGGCCCCAACCGACCGCCGCGCAGGTCTTGGCGCTCTTGAACGAGCGCGCCGAGAAAGAAGATATCCGTATCAGCCGCTTTGCAATGGAGGACGACACGATTGATGTGACGGCCTCATCCGCCAAGGATGTTGTCTTTGCGCGTACGGCGGGCCGGGTTGCGCGTATTCTTTCGGCAGTCGCGCCTGCCAGCGTCACGACATTCCGTGTGACACAGAACACAGGGGCCTTTGACAGCAATGTCGTGGTACTGGATCGGGCGGGGCTTGATCGTGCGGTTGGTGCGCCCAATGCCGCAGAATTGGCGTGGGACGCCACGTCCTTTGAGGCGAGCCCGCGCAGTCGGCCCGAGGGGCTGATCGCGGACAGTTTTGAGCCGCGCTTCACTTACGGGCTGTCGCCGTCGTTCAAAGCGGATTTCATCACGTCGGACACGCTGGAACTGACGGGCACACTCAATGCCAATGCCCGCTATAGTTTTTCACCGCAGACCTTCGCCGCGGCATCCGTTGGCTACCGCTTCCTGAACCAATGGACACAGGAAGACCCGCCCGCCGAACCACAACCGCGGTCTGACTTTACGTCCTACGCGCCGGATATCGCGTTCCTGCAGTCGCTGTCGGTTCGGCACCGTTTCCGGATCGCGCCAGAGCTATACAGCCGCGTATCTGCCGGTCTGTTTGAACGTGCCTATGGCGGTGTCAGCGGCGAAGTGATCTGGCGCGATCCGGAACAGAACTTTGCCTTGGGGCTTGAGGCAACCTACGTGCAGAAACGCGCCTACGAAGGCTGGTTTGGGTTTGAAGACGCGGATGCCTCGACGCTGATTGGCAGCATTTATGCCAATGTCGGCACAAACGGCAATTTCGTCATCCTCGACGCGGGCCAGCATCTGGCGGATGATTTTGCGGTGGGCATGACCATCGGTCGCAATTACCGCAACGGCTGGCGGATTGCCGCATCGACGACATGGAGCGAAGAGGAAACAGCACCGCTGAAATTCGGTGCTGAAATCTCCATTCCCTTGTCCTGGACGTCGGTTGAGGGCGGTGTCGGGGGGACCAATCTGTTTGTGGGTGGCCAATCGGGTGACTTCGGGTCGCGCGTGTCCGGCACCGGATTGCTTTATGATGAACTGCGTGCGTCGGATAAACGACGTATCGAAGACGGCTTTGGGGAGTTCTGGAATTGA
- a CDS encoding Crp/Fnr family transcriptional regulator: protein MTGTQEWVERFPGLSRLEPHIKQLLLSRSAIITVPGGVTLFGPGNSPENMLFLLDGTVRVQQVSDTGHEIVLYRIHAGESCVLTTACLLAYENYAAEGISETAVQAAAVPREVFDDLVAQSKSFRDFVFAAFSKRITDLFLMIDEVAFQRIDVRLADKLLKLCDGQDVVATTHQKLSVELGTAREVISRQLQEFQRRGWIEQARGSVTILDRARLERLADHSA, encoded by the coding sequence ATGACCGGTACACAGGAATGGGTCGAACGGTTCCCTGGGCTTTCGCGGCTGGAACCCCATATCAAACAACTTTTGCTGTCACGCAGCGCAATCATCACGGTGCCTGGCGGGGTCACGCTCTTTGGGCCCGGAAACTCGCCCGAGAATATGCTGTTCTTGTTGGATGGAACCGTCAGGGTCCAACAGGTATCGGATACCGGGCATGAGATTGTGCTCTATCGCATCCATGCGGGCGAAAGTTGCGTTCTGACAACCGCCTGCCTACTGGCTTATGAAAACTACGCGGCCGAAGGAATATCGGAAACTGCCGTGCAGGCCGCTGCGGTTCCGCGCGAAGTCTTCGATGATCTTGTGGCCCAGTCCAAGTCGTTTCGGGATTTTGTTTTCGCGGCGTTTTCCAAACGCATCACAGACCTGTTTTTGATGATCGACGAAGTTGCCTTTCAGCGGATCGACGTCCGGCTTGCAGATAAATTGCTCAAACTCTGTGACGGGCAGGATGTCGTCGCAACAACACATCAGAAGCTTTCGGTCGAATTGGGGACGGCACGCGAAGTCATCTCGCGACAGCTTCAGGAATTCCAGCGCCGCGGCTGGATCGAGCAGGCGCGCGGCAGCGTGACAATCCTTGATCGTGCGCGCCTCGAACGACTGGCCGACCATTCCGCGTAA
- a CDS encoding response regulator, whose protein sequence is MSAHILAIDDSRTIRALLTATLEKAGFAVTTAVDGVDGVEKFQSANADLVITDVNMPNKDGFGVIEDIRQGAVNRAVPVLVLTTESGAALKERARKAGATGWIVKPFDDDALVSVIKRLTGA, encoded by the coding sequence ATGAGCGCGCACATCCTTGCCATTGACGATTCGCGCACGATCCGTGCCTTGCTGACCGCAACACTGGAAAAAGCGGGCTTTGCCGTGACCACCGCAGTGGACGGGGTGGACGGTGTCGAAAAGTTCCAAAGCGCCAACGCCGATCTGGTGATTACAGATGTGAATATGCCGAACAAAGATGGCTTTGGCGTGATTGAGGATATCCGCCAAGGGGCCGTGAACCGCGCGGTTCCAGTCCTTGTTCTGACAACAGAAAGCGGGGCCGCACTCAAGGAACGCGCACGCAAGGCCGGGGCGACAGGCTGGATTGTTAAGCCTTTCGATGACGACGCTCTGGTATCGGTCATCAAGCGGCTGACAGGGGCCTGA
- a CDS encoding YjbF family lipoprotein — MIKGVVCAGLIASLSGCIGTLGQMRDAILNPNPEVEMRVPGVNRAAIEAADLAAVLVLSPTIGLGAVGVAIQMRDGRIIYNANDNRGITLEGGLVYATLGFGTNLQAVTTQSDDPLVRETRAGAWPAEVTRTYYIAKRGTEFAQITATCRNQVGRTLAIEVAEATRQVVEVVEICTTQAGENFNNVHYLDAGTGRIWRTSQWTGPVQTNIQVDVIEQFDPDA, encoded by the coding sequence TTGATCAAAGGTGTTGTTTGCGCAGGTTTGATTGCTTCGCTCTCGGGCTGTATCGGAACCTTGGGGCAGATGCGTGATGCAATCCTGAACCCCAACCCTGAGGTCGAAATGCGGGTGCCAGGTGTCAATCGCGCCGCCATCGAAGCGGCCGATCTTGCGGCTGTGCTGGTGTTAAGTCCGACAATCGGGCTGGGGGCGGTAGGGGTGGCGATCCAGATGCGCGACGGACGGATTATCTATAACGCGAACGATAACCGTGGCATCACGCTTGAGGGCGGGTTGGTCTATGCCACCCTTGGGTTTGGCACCAACTTGCAGGCGGTGACGACACAGAGTGATGATCCGCTTGTGCGAGAGACGCGCGCGGGGGCATGGCCTGCCGAGGTGACACGCACCTATTATATCGCAAAGCGTGGGACGGAATTTGCACAGATCACAGCGACCTGTCGCAATCAGGTGGGGCGTACCCTCGCCATCGAGGTGGCAGAGGCCACGCGGCAGGTGGTGGAAGTTGTCGAGATCTGCACGACGCAGGCCGGAGAGAATTTCAACAACGTCCATTATCTTGATGCCGGGACGGGCCGCATCTGGCGCACGAGCCAGTGGACAGGCCCCGTGCAAACCAACATTCAGGTCGACGTGATCGAGCAATTCGACCCGGACGCATGA
- a CDS encoding SulP family inorganic anion transporter, protein MKTDMTRYLPILTWGRTYNRTALSNDLVAALIVTIMLIPQSLAYALLAGLPAEAGLYASIVPIMLYAVFGTSRALAVGPVAVVSLMTAAALSNIVEQGTMGYAVAALSLAALSGAILLAMGLFRLGFIANFLSHPVIAGFITASGIIIAASQLKHILGISAEGHNLLELVISLTEHLGETNWITAIIGILATGFLFWVRRGLKPLLKRFGLPDGVTGVFVKTGPVVVVVATTAAVWGLGLADKGVSIVGEVPQSLPPLTLPSFSPDLLWQLLLPAFLISIIGFVESISVAQTLAAKKRQRIDPDQELIGLGAANIGASLTGGFPVTGGFSRSVVNFDAGAETPAAGAFTAIGLAIAALALTPLIYFLPKATLAATIIVAVLSLVDFSILKRSWNYSKADFAAVLATILLTLTLGVEAGVSAGVGLSILLHLYKSSKPHIAEVGQVPGTEHFRNILRHDVITDPSIVTLRVDESLYFANARYLEDKIQNRVAKDKDIRHVILQCAAINEIDLSALESLEAINERLKEMDVKLHLSEVKGPVMDRLKREHFLSEMTGQVFLSQFEATKALRPALPT, encoded by the coding sequence ATGAAAACCGATATGACGCGCTACCTGCCCATCCTGACATGGGGCCGGACATATAACCGCACTGCCCTGTCCAACGATCTTGTTGCCGCGTTGATCGTGACGATCATGCTGATCCCGCAATCGCTGGCTTATGCGTTGCTTGCGGGGCTGCCGGCCGAGGCCGGTCTTTACGCGTCGATCGTGCCGATCATGCTTTATGCGGTCTTTGGCACCAGCCGTGCACTGGCGGTCGGACCTGTGGCCGTTGTGTCCCTGATGACGGCTGCAGCACTGAGCAATATCGTTGAACAAGGCACGATGGGCTACGCGGTTGCCGCCTTGTCGCTTGCTGCACTTTCAGGCGCGATCCTTCTGGCGATGGGGCTGTTCCGCCTCGGTTTCATCGCGAATTTCCTGTCCCACCCGGTGATTGCGGGCTTTATCACCGCATCAGGCATCATCATCGCGGCCAGCCAACTCAAGCACATTCTCGGGATCAGTGCGGAAGGCCATAACCTTCTGGAACTGGTCATCTCGCTGACAGAGCATCTGGGCGAGACCAACTGGATCACTGCGATCATCGGCATCCTTGCCACAGGATTCCTGTTCTGGGTGCGCAGGGGTCTGAAACCCCTGCTCAAGCGGTTTGGCCTGCCGGATGGTGTGACCGGTGTCTTTGTCAAAACCGGCCCCGTGGTTGTTGTTGTCGCGACGACGGCGGCGGTCTGGGGCCTTGGGCTGGCGGACAAAGGTGTCAGCATCGTCGGTGAGGTGCCGCAAAGCCTGCCACCGCTAACGCTCCCGTCATTTTCGCCGGACCTGCTGTGGCAGCTTTTGCTGCCGGCCTTTCTGATTTCGATCATCGGCTTTGTGGAATCGATTTCCGTCGCTCAGACCCTTGCCGCCAAGAAACGCCAGCGTATTGATCCCGATCAGGAATTGATCGGTCTTGGTGCGGCCAATATCGGTGCTTCGCTGACAGGTGGTTTTCCCGTCACGGGCGGATTTTCACGCTCTGTCGTGAATTTTGATGCGGGCGCGGAAACACCCGCTGCCGGTGCCTTTACCGCAATCGGTCTGGCCATTGCCGCGCTTGCTCTGACGCCACTGATCTATTTTCTGCCCAAGGCAACCTTGGCTGCCACAATCATTGTGGCCGTGCTCAGTCTGGTGGACTTCTCGATCCTCAAACGCAGCTGGAACTACTCAAAGGCCGATTTTGCCGCTGTTCTGGCAACGATCCTGCTGACCCTCACGCTGGGTGTCGAGGCGGGTGTTTCCGCAGGCGTCGGGCTGTCGATCCTGCTGCATCTTTATAAATCCTCCAAACCGCATATCGCCGAGGTCGGTCAGGTGCCCGGCACCGAGCACTTCCGCAATATCCTGCGTCATGACGTGATCACCGACCCGTCCATCGTCACCTTGCGCGTGGATGAGAGCCTCTATTTCGCCAACGCCCGCTACCTTGAAGATAAAATCCAGAACCGCGTCGCGAAAGACAAAGATATCCGTCATGTGATCCTGCAATGTGCAGCAATCAACGAGATTGATCTCAGCGCGCTTGAATCGCTTGAAGCCATCAATGAAAGACTGAAAGAGATGGATGTGAAGCTGCATCTGTCCGAGGTCAAAGGCCCCGTGATGGACCGCTTGAAGCGCGAACATTTCCTGTCGGAGATGACCGGTCAGGTGTTCCTGTCCCAGTTTGAAGCCACCAAGGCCCTGCGTCCGGCATTACCCACCTGA
- a CDS encoding fumarylacetoacetate hydrolase family protein produces MTDFVIPSPPVVTIPVAGGGAFPVRRVYCIGRNYAAHAVEMGHDPDRDPPFFFQKNPDNLDPSGTFPYPSQTNDVHHEVELLVALKSGGTNIAVEDALGHVWGYAPALDMTRRDLQGIAKEMGRPWEIGKAFERSAPVGPLQPVADVGHLDHGSIALTVNGEVRQTGDLNQMIWKVPEMISYLSDYFALAAGDVIMSGTPAGVGPVEKGDTMVVRIDGLQDLTVKVV; encoded by the coding sequence GTGACCGACTTTGTTATCCCAAGCCCGCCTGTTGTCACCATTCCTGTCGCGGGGGGAGGGGCCTTTCCTGTCCGTCGCGTCTATTGCATCGGACGCAACTACGCAGCCCATGCCGTTGAGATGGGCCATGATCCTGACCGCGATCCGCCCTTCTTTTTCCAGAAAAACCCCGACAATCTGGATCCGAGCGGGACGTTTCCTTACCCAAGCCAGACGAACGACGTGCACCATGAGGTCGAACTGCTGGTCGCGCTCAAATCAGGTGGCACCAATATCGCGGTTGAAGACGCGCTTGGGCATGTCTGGGGCTATGCGCCCGCGCTTGATATGACGCGGCGTGATCTGCAGGGCATTGCAAAAGAAATGGGTCGCCCTTGGGAGATCGGCAAAGCCTTTGAACGCTCTGCGCCTGTTGGTCCATTACAACCGGTCGCGGATGTGGGCCACCTTGACCACGGGTCAATCGCATTGACCGTCAATGGTGAGGTCCGCCAGACCGGTGATCTGAACCAGATGATCTGGAAAGTCCCAGAAATGATTTCCTATCTGTCAGACTACTTTGCGCTCGCGGCAGGTGACGTGATCATGTCAGGCACGCCCGCCGGCGTCGGTCCGGTTGAAAAAGGTGATACAATGGTGGTGCGCATCGACGGGTTGCAGGATTTGACTGTGAAGGTCGTCTAG